Sequence from the Actinomyces slackii genome:
GGGCCGCCGAGCGGCTCATCCCACCCGGGCCCAAGGACGGGCCGACCATCCCACCGCACAAGGAGAACACAGATGAACCTCACCCGACGCCACGCCCTCGCCGCTGGCATGACCCTCGTCCCCCTGGCCGGGCTCGCCGCCTGCGGCCGCTCCGGGGGCGGCGGGGACTCCAAGAGCATCGCCGTCATCGCCAAGGGCTACGCCAGCCCCTTCTGGGCGACGGTCAAGGCCGGCGCCGAGGCGGCCGGCAAGGAGCTCAAGGTCTCGGTGACCTTCAACGGCCCCGACACCGAGACCGATGTGCCCCGCCAGAACGACCAGCTCCAGCAGGCCCTGGTCAAGCGGCCCTCCGCGCTGGTCTTCGCGGCACTGGACTCCGATGCCCAGGGCACGGTGCTCCAGCAGTTCGCCGACGAGTCCATTCCCGTGGTCGCCTTCGACTCCGGCGTCCCGGGCTCGGACATCCCGGTGTCCACCGTGGCCACGGACAACAAGGCCGCCGCGGCCGAGGCCGCCAAGCACCTCTCCGAGCTCCTGGGCGCCAAGGGCAAGGTCGCGATCATCTGCCACTCCCAGACCTCCCTGACCGGGCAGGACCGCGAGAACGGCTTCCGCGAGTGGATCACCGCCAACGCCCCGGGGATCACCATCGTCGACGTCCAGTACAACAACTCCGACCAGGCCGTGGCTCAGCAGCACGCCTCGGCGATCATCCAGGCCAACGCCGATCTGGCGGGGATCTTCGCCACCGACGACGACGGCGCCGTCGCCGCGGCCCAGGCCGTCCAGACCGCCGGCGCCAGCGCCAAGGTGGTCGGCTTCGACTCCGGCAAGCCCCAGATGGACCTCATCACCTCCGGGGCCATCGCCGGCTCGGTGACTCAGAACCCCTACCAGATGGGCTACCAGGCCGTTCAGACCGCCTTGAAGGTGGTCAACGGCGAGAGCGTGGAGAAGTTCATCGACTCGGGCTACTTCTGGTACGACGCCACCAACATGGAGGACGAGGACATCCAGCAGGCCGTCTACGAGTGAGCCTCATGGCATGAGCCCGTCCGCGCACGGGCCTGAGCTGACCGGCCCCATCACCTCACGGTGATGGGGCCGGTTCTCGCGCGGGGGCGAGTCCACAGGGCCCTGCGCAAGGTCTGATGACTTTGTGCTGTCAAAGTCTGGTGCGAGCTCGGATCGGTGAGGTACGCTGGTCTCGCATCCGAAACGATTCGGATGATGCTCGATCGAGGAGAAGACAATGACGTCCAAGGCTGTCAACACCAACGATCCCAAGTACTCCAAGCTCACCATCGGCGTGTGCCCCGACCAGTGGGGCGTGTGGTTCCCCGAGGACCCCAAGCAGATGGACCCCCGCCAGGCCTGGGAGGAGATGGCCGAGGCCGGCTTCGAGGTCATCGAGACCGGCCCCTTCGGCTACTTCCCCACCGACCCCAAGGAGCTCCAGAAGTGGTGCGATGAGTTCGGCATGCGGGTCGTGGCCGGCACCGGCTGGGGCATCCTGCACAAGCAGGAGGCCTGGGAGGAGACCCTGAGGACCTTCCGCGCCATCGCCGAGACCCACGCCGCCGTCGGCGCGGAGTACATCGTCCACCTGCCCCCGCTCTACCGCGATGACAAGACCTGGGAGTGGACCGATGACCGCGTCCTGTCCGATGAGGCCTGGAAGCTCTACGTCGAGCATGCCAATGCGCTGGGCCAGATGCTCCTGGACGACTACGGCCTGAAGATGGTCCTCCACCCCCACGGCGACTCCCACATCGAGACCCCCGAGGAGATCGCCCGCATCTTCGAGGCCACCGATCCGGCCTACGTCAACCTGTGCCTGGACTCGGGCCACGTGGTCTACGGCGGCGGCGACCCCGTTGAGCTGTGCAGGAAGTACCCCGAGCGCATCACCTACGTCCACATCAAGGCCTTCGACGAGGACATCACCCGCGAGGCCCATGAGAAGGACTGGCCCTTCGGCGAGGCCGTGACCAAGGGGGCCTCGGTCTGCCCGCCCGCCGGCCTGCCCGAGATGCACGAGTTCGTCGACGCCCTGGCCGCTCTGGACAAGCCGATCTACGCGATCTGCGAGCAGGACTGCTACCCCTGCGACCCCTCGTTCCCCAAGCAGAACGCCATCAACATGCGCACCTACCTGGCCGAGTGCGGCCTGGGACTGGCCTGAGCGGCCCCGCGCAACGGAAAGCCACGACACCCACGAGGAGAAGACCATGACTGTACGCATTGGACTCATCGGCGCCGGGGGCATGGGCCGCGCCCATGTCGAGCGCATTGAGACAGAGCTGGCCGGCGGGCGCATCGTCGCCGTCGCCGATCTCAACCTGGAGGGCGCCAAGGAGGTGGCCGAGCCCCTGGGCGCCAAGGCCTACGGCACGGGCGCCGAGCTGATCGCCGATGAGGAGGTCGACGCCGTTCTCATCGCCACCTTCGGCAAGGTTCACGCCCCCGACGTCATCGCCGCCATCGAGGCCGGCAAGTACGTGCTGTGCGAGAAGCCGCTGGCCACGACGCCCCAGGACTGCATCGCCATCCTCGAGGCCGAGCAGAGGGCCGGCAAGAAGCTGGTCACTGTGGGCTTCATGCGCCGCTTCGACGCCGGCTACCAGGAGATGCGCGCCGCGCTGGAGGGCGGAGAGCTGGGCTACGCCACCCTGGTGCACTGCCGCCACCGCAACCCCTCGGTGCCGGAGGGCTATGTCACCCGCAACATGATCGATGACACCGCCATCCACGAGATCGACATCTGCCGCTACCTGCTGGGCGAGGAGATCGTCTCGGTGCGCGTGGACACCCCGCGCTCGACCTCGCGCCGCTTCGAGCACCTGACCGACCCCCTGGTCCTGGTGGCCACCACCGAGTCGGGCGTGCTGATCGACGACGAGATCAACGTCAACATCCAGTTCGGCTACTCCATCGAGTGCGAGCTGGTCATGGAGGCCGGCACCATTCGCCTGGGCGACCAGAACAGGACGGTCACCCGTGACTCCCTGGGCAATCGCAACCCGATCTGCCGCAGTCACATCGACCGCTTCCACGACGCCTTCAACCAGGAGGTCCAGCAGTGGATCCGGGCCGTGGAGCGCGATGAGCACACCGGATCGACCGCCTGGGACGGCTACGCCGCCACCTGCGTGGTCGACGCCGGCCTGGAGTCCCTGGACAACGGTGGCAAGGAGGTCGCCGTCTCCATGATCGCCAAGCCCGAGTTCTACGCCTGAGCGATCCCGTCGGCCGGGGCGGCGCCTCGCCGCGCGCGTCGCGCTCCGCGGGCCCCGCCCCGGCCGTTCCCACCCATCGTCTGAAAACGCCCCTGAGACTTTTTTGTCATGACAGGATCATGACAAGTGACGCAGTCGTCATCCCGAGAGGAGACCGCAATGGTCGATATCGCCCTTGACCCCAACATGTACTACCGGAGCATGTCCACGGTGGACACGCTGCGCAAGGCGGCTGAGCTGGGCTTTGAGCATGTGGAGCTCTCGCCCAATGCCGACTTCCACCTGTGGCATCACCGCCCCGCAGCCGATGACGCCTTCGTCGCCGAGCTGCTCCAGGCCTCCAAGGACACCGGGGTGCGGGTGCGCACCCTCAATCCCGTGTTCAACTGGGCCTCGCCCATCGAGGAGGACCGCCAGGCCCAGGTGCGCAACTGGCGCCGCCTGCTGGAGCTGGCCGACCAGCTCGACGTCCGCGAGATCACCTCGGAGTTCTCCGGTGACCGCAACCAGGCCCGCCGCAGCCAGGAGCAGTGGTTCCGCTCCATTGAGGAGCTCACCGATGACTTCGAGCGCTACGGCATCCGCCTGAACATGGAGGCCCACCCCTACGACTTCGTCGAGCTGCACGACGAGGCCCTGCGCCTGGTCCGGGCGGTCAACAAGGATTGGATCGGCTACGAGTTCTGCTGCCCGCACGCCTTCCACCTCTCCGACGGGGCCGGGGACGTCGAGCGCATGATCCGCAGCGCCCACGAGGCCGGCAAGCTGCGCGAGGTGCACATGGCCGACGTCTTCAACCACCGCGCCAATGACGGCAACCGCTACATCATCAACCCGCCCGGCGCCGATGTCACCGTCCACCAGCACAACGAGATCGGCAATGGGGAGGTCGACTGGGAGACCGTCTTCGCCACCCTGCGAGACATCTCCTTCGACGGCGTCATCTCCGTATGCGTCTTCGGCTGGCACGAGCGGGCCGATGAGATCAATCGGCGCATGCTCGAGCGCATCACCCAGGGCCTGGGCCTCTAGAGCCCCGCAGCCCTTCCCTCAGTCGCGGCCCGCTGAGCGGCTCGCACACCCGTGGATGCCGCCCGCGTGCCGCGACTGAGACCTGTCCGTCCCAAGGTCGATCGGCTCCAGCGCTGTGGAGCCGGTGCTGGCAGATACGACCTGAGCAGCGCCCCTTTCACGAATCCGCCAGCGACGGCGGAGCACACAAGGAGAATCAATGTCTGACACATCTTCGTCCGCGGTGGACTACTCGCCGCAGAAGATCCAGGAGTTGGTGGACCAAACCCCAGCGTCGGGGAAGAAGCGTTCTCTCGGGCTGATCGCCCTGGTCGCCACCCTGGGATCCCTGCTCTTCGGCTATGACACCGGCGTCATCTCGGGGGCACTGCCCTACATGTACCTGCCGCATGACGCCCATGGCCTGGCCCTGACGCCCTTCGAGGAGGGGTGGATCGGCGGGCTGCTGTGCCTGGGGGCGGCCCTTGGCGCCTCTGTGGGAGGCTACTTGTCCGACAAGTACGGACGCCGCCATAACATCACCTTGCTGGCCCTCGTCTTCTTCCTGGGCGCTGTGGGCTGCGCGTTGGCGCCCAACATCTGGCTGCTCTACGTATGCCGCGTCATCCTGGGCTTCGCCGTGGGCGGGGCCTCGGTGACCGTCCCGGTCTTCCTGGGTGAGACCGCTCCCAAGCGCATCCGCGGAACCCTGGTGGCCGTGGACCAGATGATGATCGTCTTCGGCCAGTTCCTCGCCTTCGCGATGAATGCCTGGATCGCCAGTCACCGCGGTGGGCCCGAGGTGGAGCTGGGCGGCAATGTCGTCAACTCCAAGGGGGAGATCATCGCCAGGGCGGGGGAGTCCGTCCAGTGGGAGACGGTGAAGAACTTCGCGGTGATCGCCGTCGACGGAAACGGCAGCACGTGGCGCTGGATGCTCATCCTGGCCTCCCTGCCCGCCATCGCCCTGTGGATCGGCATCCGCCTCATGCCCGAGTCCTCCCGCTGGCATGTGGCCAACGGTCAGATCGTCGAGGCCATCGGTGCTCTCAAGCGCGTGCGCGACGAGTCCAAGGACGGCCCCATGGCTGACGAGATCAACGAGATGCTCGAGGTCCAGCGCGCTGAGGAGAACCAGGAGAAATGGGAGCTGGGCAGGATCTGGAGCACCAGGTGGACCAGGCGCCTGCTCATCATCGGCATCATCCTGGGCCTGGCTGACCAGTTCACCGGAATCAACACCGCCATGTACTACACGCCCAAGGTGCTCAACGCCGCAGGCCTGCCCATGAGCGACTCGATCAGTCTCAATGTGGTCTCCGGATTCGTCTCCTTCGTGGGCTCGGCCGTCGGCCTGTGGCTGGTCACCAAGTTCGCCCGACGGCACGTGGGCATCTACCAGGAGGCCTCCATCGTGGTGTCCCTGAGCGTGCTGGCAGCGGTGTTCTTCTTCTTCATCCAGCCCTATCAGGATGACGAGGGCAATATCGCTGGTGCTCCGAGTTTCGCGCCCTACCTGGTGCTGATCATCATCAGTATCTTCGTCTTCGCCAAGCAGTCCGGAACGGTGACCTGGGTGCTCCTCGCTGAGATCTTCCCCATGCAGATGCGGGCCACCGGTATGGGACTGGCCGTTGGAACCCTGTGGATTGCCAACGGCATTGTGGCGGCGGTCTTCCCGAGCATGATGGAGTTCATGGGCGGTGCGCTGACCTACATCATCTTCGCCGGCATCAACTTCCTCTCGCTCATCTTCTACATGAAGTTCGTCCCCGAGACGAAGTACCACTCCCTGGAGGAGCTCGAGGTCCGCTTCGAGAAGGAGTACAGCTGAGACGCTGAGCCCGTGGTGCGGGGCACTGCACACCACGGCAACTCTTCTGACCTGCCGCCCATGAGATCCACGGCGCCCGGGCCGTGAATCCGCCCCGGCCGCGCACCTCCCTGAGGTCGCGCAGTGGGCATGGGCGGCAGGTCTCGTCCTGGGCGCCCTCGACGGCGCTGTGGTCGGGGAAGCGCCTCATGTCTGCCCAAGCCCTGGCAGGAGGGATCTCGGGACCTTGTTCCCTCCTGTTTGTCATGACAAAGCACGTACTCTGAGAGTGCGACGAGGCGAGATGACACGACAGGCGCCGTCGCCCCACATGCTTGATCCATTGAGAGGAACCCACCATGACAAGCGATGAGACCACTCAGATCCCCCCGACCATGCAGGCGGCGGTCCTGCGCGACCACAAGACGGGCCTTCAGATCGAGACCCTGCGAACCCCCCGGCCCAAGAGCGGTGAGGTCCTCATCAAGGTGGCGGCCTGCGGGCTGTGCCACTCCGACCTCCACGTCATCGGGGGCGCCATCGCCTTCCCCCTGCCGGCGGTGCTCGGCCACGAGGTCTCCGGGACCATCGTCGAGCTGGGCCCCGGCAACGAGCACTCCGGGCTGGAGGTGGGCCAGAGCGTGGCCGGAGGCTTCCTCATGCCCTGCGGCCAGTGCGATGCCTGCGCGGCGGGCCGCGATGAGCTGTGCGGGCCCTTCTTCGAGCTCAACCGGCTCAAGGGCCTTCTCTATGACGGCACCACGCGCCTGGCCACCACTGAGGGCGAGCCCGTGGCCATGTACTCCATGGGCGGACTGGCCCAGTACGCCGTCGTGCCCTCGACCTCGGTGACGCCGGTGCCCGAGTCCATCGACATGGTGCCCGCCGCCATCCTGGGCTGCGCCGCCATGACCGCCTACGGCGCGGTGCGCCGCGGGGCGGATCTGCGCTACGGGGAGACCGTGGCGGTGGTGGCCACCGGCGGCGTGGGCACCAATATCGTCCAGGTCGCCCGGGCCTTCGGGGCCCGACAGGTCATCGCCATCGACGTCGACGACGACAAGCTCGCCCCCATGTTCGACTACGGGGCCACCGCCGTGGTCAACTCGTCTACCCACGACGCCCGCGAGGAGGTCTTCCGGCTCACCGGGGGCAAGGGCGTGGACGTCTCCTTCGAGGCTCTGGGCATCCCGGCCACCTGGACCACCGCCCTGGACGTCCTGGCCGACGGCGGGCGCATGGTGCCCATCGGACTGGGGGCCGGCGTCCAGACCGCCGGGGTGGAGATCAACCGCACGGTGCGCCGCTCGCAGTCCATTCTGGGCTCCTACGGGGCGCGCACTCGCCAGGACCTTCCCGCCGTGGTCGACCTGGCCGCCCAGGGGGTCATCAACTACCGCGACGTCGTCTCCCGCCGCTTCCCCCTCCAGGAGGCGAGGCTCGGCTACGAGGCCCTTCACAACCGCGAGGTCCAGGGCCGTGCCGTGGTGGACATGTCGCTGTGACGGCTTGCGGCGCGGTTCCAGGGCTGGGGCGCCCGCCCTGGAGCCGCCCGGCCGTTGATGGCGGACGACGACGACGCCCGGTGGTGCCGCCGGCGGCGGGCGCGCCCGGGTGGGCGGCGTGAGGGGCTGTCTCAGACGGTCATCATGTTGGCACCGGTGTAGATGGCGATGCCCGCGGTGATGGCGCCCAGCACCGCGGAGGCGAACAGGAGGGTCGGAATCGCGGTGACGGCTCCGACGACGCCCAGGATCATGACGGCGACCATCATCGTGACCATGGTCGCGGCGAAGGGCAGGCGGGTGGCCTCGGCGACGGCCGGGGCGGCGACGGGCACGGTGGTCGGCACGGCTCCGGGAACGGCGCCGCTGGCGGCGGTGGGAGCCTGGTCGGTGCGCTCGATGAGGGTGGTGGTCATGCGAGTGATCCTCTCGGTGATGGTGCCGAGCAGGTCCGTCGGGTTCGCCGTGCGTCCCTGCACGGCGGCGTGCAGCCTTGGTGTGGCTGGGCGGAGGGTCCTCCGTCGACAACAACTCTACGGCTTTACCTCTGGATGTATCCAGACCCATAAGAGTGACTTGTCTTGCGTTCCTCGGTGCCACTCCGCCGCGCCCGAGGCCGCTCCCGCCCGCCATGGCGACGCTCTGCCCGGGCGAGCAGCACCCCGTCAAGGAGGGACGGTGGTGGCAGGGGCGCGCGGTCCCTACCGGGGCGCCTCGGGCCGGCGGGGTTGCGCCCGGCTATCCTGAGCCGGTGACGACCAGCCACCCCGCTCCTGCCAGCTCTCACCGCGATTCCGCGTCGACGGCCTCCCGCACCGGCCCCGTCCTCGTCGTGGACTTCGGTGCCCAGTACGCCCAGCTCATCGCGCGCCGTGTGCGCGAGGCCGGCGTCTACTCCGAGATCGTGCCCCACACGATGAGCGCCCAGGCCCTGCTCGCCAAGGAGCCGGCCGCCATCATCCTGTCGGGAGGGCCGTCGTCGGTCTACGCCGAGGGCGCCCCGGGGATGGATGCGGGCCTGTTCGAGGCCGATGTGCCGGTCCTGGGCATCTGCTACGGCTTCCAGATCATGGCCCAGGCCCTGGGCGGGACCGTGGGGCGCACCGGGACGCGCGAGTACGGGAACACCCAGGCGCGGGTGGAGGCCGGCTGCGGGCTGTTCACCGGGACGCCGGCGCAGCAGGCGGTGTGGATGAGCCACGGCGACGCCGTCCAGGCGGCCCCAACCGGATTCGTCGTGACCGCCTCGACCGAGCAGACCCCGGTGGCGGCCTTCGAGGACCGCGCCCGGCGCCTCTACGGCCTGCAGTGGCACCCCGAGGTCCTCCACTCCGAGCACGGCCAGGCCG
This genomic interval carries:
- a CDS encoding ABC transporter substrate-binding protein; protein product: MNLTRRHALAAGMTLVPLAGLAACGRSGGGGDSKSIAVIAKGYASPFWATVKAGAEAAGKELKVSVTFNGPDTETDVPRQNDQLQQALVKRPSALVFAALDSDAQGTVLQQFADESIPVVAFDSGVPGSDIPVSTVATDNKAAAAEAAKHLSELLGAKGKVAIICHSQTSLTGQDRENGFREWITANAPGITIVDVQYNNSDQAVAQQHASAIIQANADLAGIFATDDDGAVAAAQAVQTAGASAKVVGFDSGKPQMDLITSGAIAGSVTQNPYQMGYQAVQTALKVVNGESVEKFIDSGYFWYDATNMEDEDIQQAVYE
- a CDS encoding sugar phosphate isomerase/epimerase family protein gives rise to the protein MTSKAVNTNDPKYSKLTIGVCPDQWGVWFPEDPKQMDPRQAWEEMAEAGFEVIETGPFGYFPTDPKELQKWCDEFGMRVVAGTGWGILHKQEAWEETLRTFRAIAETHAAVGAEYIVHLPPLYRDDKTWEWTDDRVLSDEAWKLYVEHANALGQMLLDDYGLKMVLHPHGDSHIETPEEIARIFEATDPAYVNLCLDSGHVVYGGGDPVELCRKYPERITYVHIKAFDEDITREAHEKDWPFGEAVTKGASVCPPAGLPEMHEFVDALAALDKPIYAICEQDCYPCDPSFPKQNAINMRTYLAECGLGLA
- a CDS encoding Gfo/Idh/MocA family protein is translated as MTVRIGLIGAGGMGRAHVERIETELAGGRIVAVADLNLEGAKEVAEPLGAKAYGTGAELIADEEVDAVLIATFGKVHAPDVIAAIEAGKYVLCEKPLATTPQDCIAILEAEQRAGKKLVTVGFMRRFDAGYQEMRAALEGGELGYATLVHCRHRNPSVPEGYVTRNMIDDTAIHEIDICRYLLGEEIVSVRVDTPRSTSRRFEHLTDPLVLVATTESGVLIDDEINVNIQFGYSIECELVMEAGTIRLGDQNRTVTRDSLGNRNPICRSHIDRFHDAFNQEVQQWIRAVERDEHTGSTAWDGYAATCVVDAGLESLDNGGKEVAVSMIAKPEFYA
- a CDS encoding sugar phosphate isomerase/epimerase family protein, coding for MVDIALDPNMYYRSMSTVDTLRKAAELGFEHVELSPNADFHLWHHRPAADDAFVAELLQASKDTGVRVRTLNPVFNWASPIEEDRQAQVRNWRRLLELADQLDVREITSEFSGDRNQARRSQEQWFRSIEELTDDFERYGIRLNMEAHPYDFVELHDEALRLVRAVNKDWIGYEFCCPHAFHLSDGAGDVERMIRSAHEAGKLREVHMADVFNHRANDGNRYIINPPGADVTVHQHNEIGNGEVDWETVFATLRDISFDGVISVCVFGWHERADEINRRMLERITQGLGL
- a CDS encoding MFS transporter translates to MSDTSSSAVDYSPQKIQELVDQTPASGKKRSLGLIALVATLGSLLFGYDTGVISGALPYMYLPHDAHGLALTPFEEGWIGGLLCLGAALGASVGGYLSDKYGRRHNITLLALVFFLGAVGCALAPNIWLLYVCRVILGFAVGGASVTVPVFLGETAPKRIRGTLVAVDQMMIVFGQFLAFAMNAWIASHRGGPEVELGGNVVNSKGEIIARAGESVQWETVKNFAVIAVDGNGSTWRWMLILASLPAIALWIGIRLMPESSRWHVANGQIVEAIGALKRVRDESKDGPMADEINEMLEVQRAEENQEKWELGRIWSTRWTRRLLIIGIILGLADQFTGINTAMYYTPKVLNAAGLPMSDSISLNVVSGFVSFVGSAVGLWLVTKFARRHVGIYQEASIVVSLSVLAAVFFFFIQPYQDDEGNIAGAPSFAPYLVLIIISIFVFAKQSGTVTWVLLAEIFPMQMRATGMGLAVGTLWIANGIVAAVFPSMMEFMGGALTYIIFAGINFLSLIFYMKFVPETKYHSLEELEVRFEKEYS
- a CDS encoding zinc-binding dehydrogenase translates to MTSDETTQIPPTMQAAVLRDHKTGLQIETLRTPRPKSGEVLIKVAACGLCHSDLHVIGGAIAFPLPAVLGHEVSGTIVELGPGNEHSGLEVGQSVAGGFLMPCGQCDACAAGRDELCGPFFELNRLKGLLYDGTTRLATTEGEPVAMYSMGGLAQYAVVPSTSVTPVPESIDMVPAAILGCAAMTAYGAVRRGADLRYGETVAVVATGGVGTNIVQVARAFGARQVIAIDVDDDKLAPMFDYGATAVVNSSTHDAREEVFRLTGGKGVDVSFEALGIPATWTTALDVLADGGRMVPIGLGAGVQTAGVEINRTVRRSQSILGSYGARTRQDLPAVVDLAAQGVINYRDVVSRRFPLQEARLGYEALHNREVQGRAVVDMSL